Proteins found in one Cyanobacteriota bacterium genomic segment:
- the trxB gene encoding thioredoxin-disulfide reductase, translating to MTSPVVENLVIIGSGPAGYTAAIYAARANLKPFVFEGFQAGGLPGGQLMTTTDVENFPGFPDGITGPQLMARMKEQAARWGAELVTEDVTEVDFHQRPFVIRSPQRTVLAHSVIIATGATAKRLGLPSEETYWSRGISACAICDGAAPLFRGVELAIVGGGDTAAEEAIFLTKYASQVHLLVRRDVMRASKAMQDRVLNNPKIVIHWNTEAVDVFGEHGQMLGLRVRDTKTGKEQDLPVRGLFYAIGHTPNTQLFQGQLELDHAGYIVTYHGSTRTSVEGVFAAGDVQDHEYRQAITAAGSGCMAALLAERWLSAQGLSQEFHQSVPVPTDSLAQPAETPTSDEPVFDANATRHVGGYALRRLYHESDLLIMVKYAAPTCGPCHTLKPILNKVVDEFEGKIHYVEIDIEQEPEIAESAGVIGTPTVQFFRNKELVGELRGVKQKSQYRQMIEQHL from the coding sequence ATGACAAGCCCGGTTGTAGAAAATTTGGTAATTATTGGTTCTGGGCCGGCTGGCTACACAGCAGCTATCTATGCCGCCCGCGCAAACCTCAAGCCCTTTGTGTTTGAAGGCTTTCAGGCTGGCGGTTTGCCCGGTGGTCAGTTGATGACGACAACTGATGTAGAAAATTTTCCTGGCTTTCCCGATGGTATTACCGGCCCGCAACTAATGGCACGCATGAAGGAACAAGCAGCGCGCTGGGGGGCTGAACTGGTGACCGAAGATGTTACAGAGGTAGACTTTCATCAACGTCCGTTCGTGATCCGATCGCCACAACGCACAGTGCTTGCCCATAGCGTCATTATTGCCACAGGTGCTACAGCAAAACGCCTGGGATTGCCCTCTGAGGAAACCTACTGGAGTCGAGGCATTTCTGCCTGTGCCATCTGCGATGGCGCTGCTCCCCTGTTCAGAGGTGTAGAATTGGCGATCGTAGGGGGAGGTGACACCGCTGCCGAAGAAGCCATTTTCTTAACCAAATATGCCTCTCAAGTGCACCTGCTAGTGCGTCGAGATGTCATGCGGGCTAGCAAGGCCATGCAAGATCGAGTGCTCAATAATCCTAAAATCGTTATCCACTGGAACACGGAGGCAGTGGATGTGTTTGGTGAACACGGACAAATGCTAGGTTTACGGGTTCGAGATACCAAAACAGGTAAAGAGCAAGATCTGCCCGTTCGTGGGTTGTTTTACGCGATCGGCCACACTCCCAATACTCAACTGTTTCAAGGACAACTAGAGCTAGACCATGCTGGTTACATCGTGACCTATCACGGCTCTACTAGAACTAGCGTAGAGGGGGTGTTTGCGGCTGGTGATGTGCAGGATCATGAGTATCGACAAGCCATTACAGCGGCTGGTTCTGGCTGTATGGCAGCACTCCTTGCCGAGCGATGGCTCTCTGCCCAAGGGCTAAGTCAAGAATTTCACCAATCAGTTCCAGTCCCAACTGACTCACTAGCACAACCTGCAGAAACACCAACCAGTGATGAGCCAGTCTTTGATGCCAATGCAACCCGCCATGTTGGTGGCTATGCCCTACGAAGGCTATACCATGAGAGCGATTTGCTGATCATGGTTAAGTATGCAGCTCCTACCTGTGGCCCCTGCCACACTCTCAAACCCATTCTCAACAAGGTAGTGGATGAGTTTGAGGGCAAAATCCACTACGTTGAGATTGATATTGAACAAGAACCTGAAATTGCAGAATCGGCTGGGGTAATTGGCACACCAACAGTACAGTTTTTCCGCAACAAAGAACTGGTAGGGGAATTGCGGGGTGTCAAGCAAAAGAGCCAATACCGCCAAATGATTGAACAGCACCTGTAG